A stretch of the Streptomyces venezuelae genome encodes the following:
- a CDS encoding 3-hydroxyacyl-CoA dehydrogenase family protein, translating to MDLPSTSGQPTLQTVAVVGLGTMGTGIAEVLTRAGHEVIGIDVSEAAGRACVAALENATARSVAKERITEAERQGVLSRLRTFTDLQAAVHADLVIEVVPEDYELKQQVFRELDAIVRPDTILATGTNALSVTRLAAESQRPERVLGLHFFNPAPAMKLVEVVSSVLTAPPAVAAVTALARSLGKEPVAVGDRPGFVADGLLFGYLNQAAAMYESKYASREDIDAAMKLGCGLPMGPLALLDLIGVDTARTVLEAMYASSGDRLHAPAPILGHLTEAGLTGRKAGRGFYTYEAPGSPAVVRDALTPLEGSGPVAGRPVRSVGVAGSGTMASGIAQVFAQAGFEVVLAARSDAKAAAAKAAIGKSLARAVAKGRLSEEAAGQTLDRITPAGSLEAFAEVDLAVEAVAEDLAVKQELFAALDKICKPGAVLATTTSSLPVIACARATSRPQDVIGMHFFNPAPAMKLVEVVRTVLTSEDVHATVREVCAKVRKHAVDCGDRAGFIVNALLFPYLNNAIKMVENHYASLDDIDAAMKLGGGYPMGPFELLDVVGLDVSLAIEKVLHKEFRDPGLAPSPLLEHLVAAGCLGRKTGRGFREYARR from the coding sequence ATGGACCTTCCGTCCACGTCCGGTCAGCCCACCCTTCAGACCGTTGCCGTCGTCGGCCTCGGCACCATGGGCACCGGCATCGCCGAAGTCCTCACCCGCGCCGGCCACGAGGTCATCGGCATCGATGTCAGCGAGGCCGCCGGCCGGGCCTGTGTCGCCGCGCTCGAGAACGCGACCGCCCGTTCCGTCGCCAAGGAGCGGATCACCGAGGCGGAGCGTCAGGGCGTGCTGTCCCGGCTGCGCACCTTCACCGATCTGCAGGCCGCCGTCCACGCCGATCTCGTCATCGAGGTCGTGCCGGAGGACTACGAGCTGAAGCAGCAGGTGTTCCGTGAACTGGACGCGATCGTCCGGCCCGACACGATCCTGGCGACCGGTACCAACGCCCTGTCCGTGACCCGGCTGGCCGCCGAATCGCAGCGCCCGGAGCGGGTGCTCGGCCTGCACTTCTTCAACCCGGCGCCGGCGATGAAGCTGGTCGAGGTGGTCTCCTCGGTGCTGACCGCCCCGCCCGCCGTGGCGGCGGTCACGGCGCTCGCCCGGTCGCTGGGCAAGGAGCCGGTCGCGGTCGGCGACCGCCCCGGGTTCGTCGCCGACGGGCTGCTCTTCGGCTACCTCAACCAGGCCGCCGCCATGTACGAGTCGAAGTACGCCTCCCGGGAGGACATCGACGCGGCGATGAAGCTGGGCTGCGGCCTGCCCATGGGCCCGCTCGCCCTGCTCGACCTGATCGGCGTGGACACCGCGCGGACCGTCCTGGAGGCCATGTACGCCTCCTCCGGCGACCGGCTGCACGCGCCGGCGCCGATCCTGGGCCACCTGACGGAGGCGGGGCTGACCGGCCGCAAGGCGGGCCGCGGCTTCTACACGTACGAGGCTCCCGGCAGCCCGGCGGTGGTCCGGGACGCGCTGACCCCGCTGGAGGGCTCCGGCCCGGTCGCGGGCCGGCCGGTGCGCTCGGTCGGCGTGGCCGGTTCCGGCACGATGGCGAGCGGGATCGCGCAGGTCTTCGCACAGGCCGGCTTCGAGGTGGTGCTGGCCGCCCGCAGCGACGCGAAGGCCGCCGCGGCGAAGGCGGCGATCGGGAAGTCCCTGGCCCGGGCGGTCGCCAAGGGCCGGCTGTCGGAGGAGGCCGCCGGGCAGACCCTGGACCGGATCACCCCGGCCGGCTCCCTGGAGGCGTTCGCCGAGGTCGACCTGGCCGTCGAGGCGGTCGCGGAGGACCTGGCGGTGAAGCAGGAGCTGTTCGCCGCCCTGGACAAGATCTGCAAGCCCGGTGCGGTGCTGGCCACCACCACCTCCTCGCTGCCGGTGATCGCCTGCGCCCGCGCGACCTCGCGCCCGCAGGACGTGATCGGGATGCACTTCTTCAACCCGGCGCCGGCGATGAAGCTGGTCGAGGTGGTCCGTACCGTGCTCACCTCCGAGGACGTGCACGCCACGGTCCGCGAGGTCTGCGCGAAGGTCCGCAAGCACGCGGTGGACTGCGGGGACCGGGCCGGGTTCATCGTGAACGCGCTGCTGTTCCCGTACCTGAACAACGCGATCAAGATGGTGGAGAACCACTACGCCTCGCTGGACGACATCGATGCGGCGATGAAGCTGGGCGGCGGGTACCCGATGGGTCCGTTCGAGCTGCTCGACGTGGTCGGCCTGGACGTCTCCCTCGCCATCGAGAAGGTGCTCCACAAGGAGTTCCGCGACCCGGGCCTGGCCCCGTCCCCGCTGCTGGAGCACCTGGTGGCGGCGGGCTGCCTGGGCCGGAAGACCGGCCGCGGATTCCGTGAGTACGCCCGGCGGTAA
- a CDS encoding HEAT repeat domain-containing protein → MTALERLRAEAGAAGAAEYGRLAAAPPDELAEALTAGGLPLWARELAAHRLGLAGDRRAFEALVLLLNHRDPPRCATAAEALAVLGDPRTARAAAALATNPLRTAYALQPVRLLTLLRAPESVPALTATLGRLLSPHDPYWRIALACVEGLGALADPRAREVLVRAQGHPRLAVAATEALRALSPSPG, encoded by the coding sequence ATGACTGCGCTGGAACGGCTTCGCGCCGAGGCCGGGGCCGCCGGGGCGGCGGAGTACGGCCGGCTCGCCGCGGCCCCGCCCGACGAGCTGGCCGAGGCGCTCACCGCCGGCGGCCTGCCCCTGTGGGCGCGGGAACTCGCCGCCCACCGCCTCGGCCTGGCCGGCGACCGGCGCGCCTTCGAAGCGCTGGTCCTGCTCCTCAACCACCGGGACCCGCCCCGCTGCGCGACCGCCGCCGAAGCCCTCGCCGTCCTCGGCGACCCGCGCACCGCCCGCGCCGCCGCCGCCCTCGCCACCAACCCGCTGCGCACCGCCTACGCCCTCCAGCCGGTCCGGCTCCTCACCCTCCTGCGCGCCCCCGAATCGGTGCCGGCCCTCACCGCCACCCTGGGCCGGCTGCTGTCCCCCCACGACCCGTACTGGCGGATCGCCCTGGCCTGCGTCGAAGGCCTCGGAGCCCTCGCCGACCCGCGCGCCCGCGAGGTCCTGGTGCGGGCCCAGGGCCACCCCCGCCTGGCGGTCGCGGCCACCGAGGCGCTCAGGGCGCTGTCACCATCTCCCGGGTGA
- a CDS encoding M55 family metallopeptidase: MKILVSADMEGATGVTWPADVLPGTPQWERCRSLFTSDVNAAAQGFFDGGADRVLVNEAHWSMRNLLLEQLDERVEMLTGRHKSLTMVEGVQHGDVDGIAFVGYHTGAGTEGVLAHTYLANSITGVWVNGVRASEGLLNSHVVAEYGVPVVLVTGDDLTCVDAVGYAPRARTVAVKDHVSRYAAVCRTPARTAADIRAAAKEATALAVRHDPVSGGPFTVELEFDAEHLSLSATVVPGVERTGERKVAYTSPTMFEGIRTFKAVTTIVSAAVEEQYG; this comes from the coding sequence ATGAAGATCCTCGTCTCCGCCGACATGGAGGGCGCCACCGGCGTCACCTGGCCCGCCGACGTGCTGCCGGGGACTCCGCAGTGGGAGCGCTGCCGCTCCCTGTTCACCTCCGACGTCAATGCCGCCGCCCAGGGCTTCTTCGACGGCGGTGCCGACCGGGTGCTGGTCAACGAGGCGCACTGGAGCATGCGCAATCTGCTGCTGGAGCAGCTCGACGAGCGGGTCGAGATGCTCACCGGCCGGCACAAGTCCCTCACCATGGTCGAGGGGGTCCAGCACGGCGACGTCGACGGGATCGCCTTCGTCGGCTACCACACGGGCGCCGGCACCGAGGGCGTCCTCGCCCACACCTACCTCGCCAACTCCATCACCGGGGTCTGGGTCAACGGGGTCCGGGCCAGCGAGGGACTGCTCAACTCCCATGTGGTCGCCGAGTACGGAGTCCCCGTGGTCCTGGTCACCGGCGACGACCTGACCTGCGTGGACGCCGTCGGCTACGCGCCCCGCGCCCGTACCGTCGCGGTGAAGGACCATGTCTCGCGGTATGCGGCGGTCTGCCGCACCCCGGCCCGGACGGCCGCCGACATCCGGGCCGCCGCCAAGGAGGCCACCGCCCTGGCGGTGCGGCACGATCCCGTCTCCGGCGGCCCGTTCACCGTGGAGCTGGAGTTCGACGCCGAGCACCTGTCGCTGTCGGCGACCGTGGTGCCGGGCGTGGAGCGGACCGGTGAGCGCAAGGTCGCGTACACCAGCCCGACGATGTTCGAGGGAATCCGGACCTTCAAGGCGGTCACCACGATCGTCTCGGCCGCCGTGGAGGAGCAGTATGGCTGA
- a CDS encoding M20/M25/M40 family metallo-hydrolase, producing MADMSTQQAAQQTVTHVDATALAEVVEFTSGLIRIDTSNRGGGDCRERPAAEYAAERLAAAGLEPVLLERTPGRTNVVARIEGTDPSADALLVHGHLDVVPAEAADWSTDPFSGEVRDGVVWGRGAVDMKNMDAMVLAVVRAWARAGVRPRRDIVIAFTADEEDSAVDGSGFLADHHPHLFEGCTEGISESGAFTVHTEPGGRALYPIAAGERGTAWLKLTARGTAGHGSKPNRANAVSRLAAAVARIGEYEWPVRLTDTVTACITELAALDGLSVNPRGPGFDLDAILAKIGPAAALVEATVRNSANPTMMSAGYKLNVIPGSATAYVDGRMVPGGEHEFIDTLNALTGPDVEWEFHHREVALEAPVDGRTYAVLRESVEHFDPDGHVVPFCMAGGTDAKQFSRLGITGYGYSPLKLPPGFDYWSLFHGVDERVPVEALHFGVRVLDRALRAL from the coding sequence ATGGCTGACATGAGCACCCAGCAAGCCGCCCAGCAGACCGTGACGCACGTGGACGCGACCGCCCTGGCGGAGGTGGTCGAGTTCACCTCCGGGCTGATCCGCATCGACACCTCCAACCGGGGCGGCGGCGACTGCCGGGAGCGGCCCGCCGCCGAATACGCCGCCGAGCGGCTGGCCGCCGCCGGGCTGGAGCCCGTCCTGCTGGAGCGGACCCCGGGCCGCACCAACGTGGTCGCCCGGATCGAGGGCACCGACCCGTCCGCGGACGCCCTGCTGGTCCACGGCCATCTGGACGTGGTCCCGGCCGAGGCCGCCGACTGGAGCACCGACCCGTTCTCCGGCGAGGTCCGCGACGGGGTGGTCTGGGGCCGCGGCGCCGTCGACATGAAGAACATGGACGCGATGGTGCTGGCCGTCGTACGAGCCTGGGCCCGGGCCGGGGTCCGGCCGCGCCGGGACATCGTGATCGCCTTCACCGCCGACGAGGAGGACAGCGCCGTCGACGGCTCCGGCTTCCTCGCCGACCACCACCCGCACCTGTTCGAGGGCTGTACGGAGGGCATCAGCGAGTCCGGCGCGTTCACCGTGCACACCGAGCCCGGCGGCCGGGCCCTCTACCCGATCGCGGCCGGCGAGCGCGGCACGGCCTGGCTGAAGCTCACCGCCCGTGGCACGGCCGGCCACGGCTCCAAGCCCAACCGCGCCAACGCGGTCAGCCGGCTCGCGGCGGCCGTGGCCCGGATCGGGGAGTACGAGTGGCCGGTCCGGCTGACCGACACCGTCACCGCCTGCATCACCGAACTCGCGGCACTGGACGGCCTGTCGGTGAACCCGCGCGGACCGGGTTTCGACCTGGACGCCATCCTCGCCAAGATCGGCCCGGCCGCCGCGCTGGTCGAGGCGACGGTCCGCAACAGCGCCAATCCGACCATGATGAGCGCCGGCTACAAGCTGAACGTGATCCCCGGCAGTGCCACCGCCTATGTGGACGGCCGGATGGTGCCGGGCGGCGAGCACGAGTTCATCGACACGCTGAACGCGCTCACCGGCCCGGACGTGGAGTGGGAGTTCCACCACCGCGAGGTGGCCCTCGAAGCCCCGGTCGACGGGCGGACGTACGCGGTCCTGCGCGAGTCCGTCGAGCACTTCGACCCGGACGGGCACGTGGTGCCGTTCTGTATGGCGGGCGGTACCGACGCCAAGCAGTTCTCCCGGCTCGGCATCACCGGCTACGGCTACTCGCCGCTGAAGCTGCCGCCCGGCTTCGACTACTGGTCGCTGTTCCACGGGGTCGACGAGCGGGTCCCGGTCGAGGCCCTGCACTTCGGGGTCCGGGTCCTGGACCGCGCGCTGCGGGCCCTGTGA
- the ccrA gene encoding crotonyl-CoA carboxylase/reductase, translated as MKDILNAIQSQAATADDFANLPLPDSYRAITVHKDETEMFDGLTTREKDPRKSLHLDQVPVPELGPGEALVAVMASSVNYNSVWTSIFEPLSTFGFLERYGKVSELTKRHDLPYHIIGSDLAGVVLRTGPGVNAWRPGDEVVAHCLSVELESSDGHNDTMLDPEQRIWGFETNFGGLAEIALVKSNQLMPKPAHLSWEEAASPGLVNSTAYRQLVSRNGAGMKQGDNVLIWGASGGLGSYATQFALAGGANPICVVSSPEKADICRSMGAEAVIDRNAEGYKFWKDEQTQDPKEWKRFGKRIRELTGGEDIDIVFEHPGRETFGASVFVTRKGGTITTCASTSGYMHEYDNRYLWMSLKRIIGSHFANYREAWEANRLIAKGKIHPTLSKVYSLEDTGQAAYDVHRNLHQGKVGVLCLAPEEGLGVRDPEMRAKHLDAINRFRNV; from the coding sequence GTGAAGGACATTCTCAACGCGATCCAGTCGCAGGCCGCCACGGCCGACGACTTCGCGAACCTGCCGCTCCCCGACTCGTACCGCGCGATCACCGTGCACAAGGACGAGACGGAGATGTTCGACGGACTCACCACCCGCGAGAAGGACCCGCGCAAGTCCCTGCACCTGGACCAGGTCCCGGTCCCCGAACTCGGCCCGGGCGAGGCCCTGGTGGCCGTCATGGCCTCCTCGGTCAACTACAACTCGGTCTGGACCTCGATCTTCGAGCCGCTGTCGACCTTCGGCTTCCTGGAGCGCTACGGCAAGGTCAGCGAGCTCACCAAGCGCCACGACCTGCCGTACCACATCATCGGCTCCGACCTCGCGGGCGTGGTCCTGCGCACCGGCCCCGGCGTCAACGCCTGGCGGCCCGGCGACGAGGTCGTCGCGCACTGCCTCTCGGTCGAGCTGGAGTCCTCCGACGGCCACAACGACACGATGCTCGACCCCGAGCAGCGGATCTGGGGCTTCGAGACGAACTTCGGCGGCCTCGCCGAGATCGCACTGGTGAAGTCCAACCAGCTGATGCCGAAGCCGGCCCACCTCAGCTGGGAGGAGGCGGCCAGCCCCGGCCTGGTCAACTCCACCGCCTACCGCCAGCTGGTCTCCCGCAACGGCGCCGGCATGAAGCAGGGCGACAACGTCCTGATCTGGGGCGCCAGCGGCGGCCTCGGCTCCTACGCCACCCAGTTCGCACTGGCCGGCGGCGCCAACCCGATCTGTGTGGTCTCCAGCCCCGAGAAGGCGGACATCTGCCGCTCCATGGGCGCGGAGGCGGTCATCGACCGCAACGCCGAGGGCTACAAGTTCTGGAAGGACGAGCAGACCCAGGACCCCAAGGAGTGGAAGCGCTTCGGCAAGCGCATCCGCGAGCTGACCGGCGGCGAGGACATCGACATCGTCTTCGAGCACCCCGGCCGCGAGACCTTCGGCGCCTCCGTGTTCGTCACCCGCAAGGGCGGCACCATCACCACCTGCGCCTCGACCTCGGGCTACATGCACGAGTACGACAACCGCTACCTGTGGATGTCGCTCAAGCGCATCATCGGCTCCCACTTCGCGAACTACCGCGAGGCCTGGGAGGCCAACCGCCTGATCGCCAAGGGCAAGATCCACCCCACGCTGTCGAAGGTCTACTCCCTGGAGGACACCGGCCAGGCGGCCTACGACGTCCACCGCAACCTCCACCAGGGCAAGGTCGGCGTGCTCTGCCTGGCCCCCGAGGAGGGCCTGGGCGTGCGCGACCCCGAGATGCGCGCCAAGCACCTCGACGCCATCAACCGCTTCCGCAACGTCTGA
- a CDS encoding prolyl oligopeptidase family serine peptidase, with protein MHSDGPDGPYGSWPSPIDAALAAALDGRPEYVGTLGGEVWWTEPRPAEGGRRALVRLRAEGGPEESVLPAPWNVRSRVVEYGGRPWTGVPREGRGPLVVFVHFTDQRLYAYEPDVPGAEPWPLTPLSSVGGGLRWADPVVRGAEVWCVLEEFTGPAPTDVRRVAAAVPLDGSAAGDRSAVRELTDDRHRFTTGPRISPDGRQAAWLVWDHPRMPWDGTELKLAEVTEAGGLEQVRTVLGGPEEAVAQVEWAADGSLLAVSDRSGWWNPYRIDPGTGDAVNLCPREEEFGGPLWKTGLGWLAPLPAGPVAVLHGQGSSVLGILDPETGDLVDVAGPWTAWQPTLAVSGSRVYGVAASPRSGYEVVELDTATGRARVAGGRRAHPVDPSYYPEPQSRTFLGPDDREIHAHVYPPHHPARRAPADELPPFVVWAHGGPTDHVPPVLDLHIAYFTSRGIGVVEVNYGGSSGYGRAYRERLREQWGVVDVEDCAAVARALAAEGTADPERLAIRGGSAGGWTTAASLAATELYACGTIIYPVLDLMGFAEETHDLESRYIDSLAGPPDTLAVRCRERSPLARADRITAPFVLLQGLDDVVCPPAQAERFLAALRDRSVPHAYLAFEGEGHGFRRAESMVRALETELALYVRTFGLTRTDVPPLDLAGPELA; from the coding sequence ATGCACTCCGACGGGCCCGACGGGCCGTACGGCAGCTGGCCCTCGCCCATCGACGCGGCACTGGCCGCCGCGCTCGACGGGCGCCCCGAGTACGTCGGCACGCTCGGCGGCGAAGTGTGGTGGACCGAGCCCCGGCCCGCCGAGGGCGGCCGGCGGGCCCTGGTCCGGCTGCGGGCCGAGGGCGGCCCCGAGGAATCGGTCCTGCCGGCGCCGTGGAACGTCCGCAGCCGGGTGGTGGAGTACGGCGGCCGGCCCTGGACGGGGGTGCCGCGCGAGGGGCGGGGCCCGCTGGTGGTGTTCGTGCACTTCACCGATCAGCGGCTGTACGCGTACGAGCCGGACGTGCCGGGGGCGGAGCCGTGGCCGCTCACCCCGCTGTCCTCGGTCGGCGGCGGGCTGCGCTGGGCGGACCCGGTGGTGCGCGGGGCCGAGGTGTGGTGCGTACTGGAGGAGTTCACCGGGCCGGCCCCGACCGATGTGCGCCGGGTGGCCGCCGCCGTACCGCTGGACGGGTCGGCGGCCGGGGACCGGTCCGCGGTCCGGGAGCTGACGGACGACCGGCACCGGTTCACCACCGGTCCGCGCATCTCCCCGGACGGACGGCAGGCGGCCTGGCTGGTGTGGGACCACCCGCGGATGCCGTGGGACGGGACCGAGCTGAAGCTCGCCGAGGTGACGGAGGCGGGCGGGCTCGAGCAGGTCCGGACCGTCCTCGGCGGCCCGGAGGAGGCCGTCGCCCAGGTCGAATGGGCCGCGGACGGCAGCCTGCTGGCGGTCAGCGACCGCAGCGGCTGGTGGAATCCGTACCGGATCGACCCCGGCACCGGGGACGCGGTGAACCTGTGCCCGCGCGAGGAGGAGTTCGGCGGGCCGCTGTGGAAGACCGGTCTGGGCTGGCTGGCGCCGCTGCCGGCCGGGCCGGTGGCCGTGCTGCACGGCCAGGGCTCCTCGGTGCTGGGGATACTGGACCCGGAGACCGGGGACCTGGTGGACGTGGCCGGGCCGTGGACCGCCTGGCAGCCCACCCTGGCCGTGTCCGGCTCGCGGGTGTACGGGGTCGCGGCGAGTCCGCGCAGCGGGTACGAGGTCGTGGAGCTGGACACGGCCACCGGCCGGGCCCGGGTGGCCGGCGGGCGGCGCGCGCACCCGGTCGACCCCTCCTACTACCCGGAACCGCAGAGCCGGACCTTCCTCGGCCCGGACGACCGGGAGATCCACGCCCACGTCTACCCGCCGCACCATCCGGCCCGCCGGGCCCCGGCCGATGAGCTGCCCCCGTTCGTGGTGTGGGCGCACGGCGGACCCACCGACCACGTACCGCCCGTGCTGGACCTGCACATCGCGTACTTCACCTCGCGCGGGATCGGTGTGGTCGAGGTCAACTACGGCGGCTCCTCCGGCTACGGCCGGGCCTACCGGGAGCGGCTGCGCGAGCAGTGGGGCGTGGTGGACGTGGAGGACTGCGCGGCGGTCGCGCGGGCGCTGGCGGCCGAGGGCACCGCGGACCCGGAGCGGCTGGCCATCCGGGGCGGCAGCGCGGGCGGCTGGACGACGGCGGCCTCGCTGGCCGCCACCGAGCTGTACGCGTGCGGCACGATCATCTACCCGGTGCTGGACCTCATGGGCTTCGCCGAGGAGACCCACGACCTGGAGTCCCGCTACATCGACTCCCTCGCGGGCCCGCCGGACACCCTGGCGGTCCGCTGCCGGGAACGCTCCCCGCTGGCCCGCGCCGACCGGATCACGGCCCCGTTCGTGCTGCTCCAGGGGCTGGACGACGTGGTGTGCCCGCCGGCCCAGGCGGAGCGCTTCCTGGCGGCCCTGCGGGACCGCTCGGTTCCGCACGCGTACCTCGCCTTCGAGGGCGAGGGCCACGGTTTCCGCCGGGCGGAGAGCATGGTCCGCGCGCTGGAGACGGAACTCGCGCTGTACGTGCGGACGTTCGGCCTCACCCGCACGGACGTCCCGCCCCTCGACCTGGCCGGGCCGGAGCTGGCCTAG
- a CDS encoding TetR family transcriptional regulator, with translation MQYVRTMSQPAKTQARAATASSDAPESAAGSRAAAQRLKMRRELAAAAMELFATKGYEATTVDEIAATAGVARRTFFRHFRSKEEAIFPDHDDTLTRAEAVLDAAPAHEHPLDTVCRGIKEVMKMYAASPAVSVERYRLTREVPALREREIASVARYERLFTRYLLAHFDEHDHHDGNDDPLLAEVAASAVVTAHNHVLRRWLRAGGQGDVEAQLDHAFAIVRKTFGTGIGAGRALGALSEPAGEPAGALAGAPAAAVRTEGEVLVTVARTDAPLDEVMRTIEKALRKT, from the coding sequence ATGCAGTACGTTCGCACTATGTCCCAGCCCGCCAAGACCCAGGCCCGCGCCGCCACGGCCTCCTCCGATGCCCCGGAGAGCGCCGCCGGCTCCCGGGCTGCCGCCCAGCGGCTCAAGATGCGCCGCGAGCTCGCCGCGGCGGCGATGGAGCTGTTCGCGACCAAGGGGTACGAGGCGACGACGGTCGACGAGATCGCCGCGACGGCCGGGGTGGCCCGGCGTACCTTCTTCCGGCATTTCCGGTCCAAGGAAGAGGCGATCTTCCCGGACCACGATGACACCCTGACCCGGGCCGAGGCGGTTCTCGACGCGGCTCCGGCCCATGAGCACCCGCTGGACACGGTCTGCCGGGGGATCAAGGAAGTCATGAAGATGTACGCCGCCTCGCCGGCGGTGTCGGTGGAGCGGTACCGGCTGACCCGCGAGGTGCCGGCCCTGCGGGAGCGCGAGATCGCCTCGGTGGCCCGGTACGAGCGGCTGTTCACCCGCTATCTGCTGGCCCATTTCGACGAGCACGACCACCACGACGGCAACGACGATCCGCTGCTGGCGGAGGTGGCGGCGTCGGCGGTGGTCACGGCCCACAACCACGTCCTGCGGCGCTGGCTGCGGGCGGGCGGGCAGGGGGACGTGGAGGCGCAGCTGGACCACGCCTTCGCGATCGTACGGAAGACCTTCGGCACCGGGATCGGTGCGGGCCGGGCGCTGGGTGCGCTGTCCGAGCCGGCCGGGGAGCCCGCCGGGGCGCTGGCCGGGGCTCCGGCCGCGGCGGTGCGGACCGAGGGCGAGGTGCTGGTGACGGTGGCCCGTACGGACGCTCCGCTGGACGAGGTCATGCGGACCATCGAGAAGGCACTCCGCAAGACCTGA
- a CDS encoding GNAT family N-acetyltransferase, which yields MADLPSYLTTGPRVGLRPFRLADGPEFTARVRESRELHRPWLSPPDTEAEYEPYARRLIEEEARAGFLVCDREDGGIAGFININNIVWGAFRCGALGYGAFAHAAGRGLFGEALGLLVGYAFEELDLHRLEANVQPGNTASIALVRGRGFRLEGFSPDFLFIDGAWRDHERWAITREMVTAP from the coding sequence ATGGCTGATCTTCCCTCGTACCTGACCACCGGCCCGCGCGTGGGGCTGCGGCCCTTCCGGCTCGCCGACGGGCCCGAGTTCACCGCACGGGTGCGGGAGAGCCGCGAGCTGCACCGGCCGTGGCTGTCCCCGCCGGACACCGAGGCGGAGTACGAGCCGTATGCGCGGCGGCTGATCGAGGAGGAGGCGCGGGCCGGGTTCCTGGTGTGCGACCGGGAGGACGGCGGCATCGCCGGGTTCATCAACATCAACAACATCGTGTGGGGCGCCTTCCGGTGCGGGGCGCTGGGCTACGGCGCGTTCGCGCACGCCGCCGGCCGCGGCCTGTTCGGGGAGGCGCTGGGGCTGCTCGTCGGCTATGCCTTCGAGGAGCTGGACCTGCACCGCCTGGAGGCCAATGTCCAGCCCGGGAACACCGCCTCGATCGCACTGGTCCGCGGTCGCGGCTTCCGCCTGGAGGGCTTCTCCCCCGACTTCCTGTTCATCGACGGCGCCTGGCGGGATCACGAACGCTGGGCGATCACCCGGGAGATGGTGACAGCGCCCTGA